Proteins encoded within one genomic window of Trichoderma asperellum chromosome 2, complete sequence:
- a CDS encoding uncharacterized protein (EggNog:ENOG41): MEELSSQPNSPASAGGPLQMASPDRVNQRRDIFASVRPVAGEGGRDSTVHDKISQFNSLSMSMQSRQLERKSADAALKRAMLGREEAEAEMKRLKEEARALRQEIEEGKERERRVGERLETIMENYGRAKETHAHTEALWEKEIRRARKENFKAQSTIVKLQEDLKNTRAATKLVEESLRHEKDRCQAQEQETLKAQATIAKLQEEMKAHSAEANSIEESLQHEKDRCQAQEQETLKAQATIAKLEEEIKAQGAENNSIEESLQYEKDRSQTRDQELFKARSTITKLHEDLKTARGATKTAQESLLKEKEKTRAQEHEIFEAKYQVSNLQDQLEQAFERMKLVEQERDAYKTAAKNEEVARLAAEGRIPLPAEESDNEFASPPRKRRIGSTIRCRDPRVSLSTMEVVSSASLELELEELSEQVQWERQRADRAQEMIEFMQAECQMHCCPASKSKRRTSMLAMQLPRASPQKSRLSLEATIQEEKSAPAEHVPSPVQQHELKPGKVRKGARRSTVFLPKEGVFRTVSEQEAIELEAQRKAEIVIEAHEETEPELSPPKGKQEAHQRTFARTPSVEPSAYDFAPSRASLMSLIDTPRINAQADSLPNLHSIPTVSDNNPAQEGLKRYLAAVAEDEDVKPMVVSEPEPFSLPQKRPSAGSSRSSSTAVYTVTTTVPLQDERSSSSTFSQRMRTASSSSSASFDTTDPAMDPTMTREEALAKIQERRGRARSVTRGAATSQSRPTSGMGRRDVSRMGRVGSRSRSRNS; encoded by the exons ATGGAAGAGCTTTCGTCTCAACCCAACTCCCCCGCGTCCGCTGGTGGACCCCTCCAGATGGCATCGCCCGACCGCGTGAATCAGCGTCGCGATATCTTTGCCAGCGTCCGACCAGTCGCAGGAGAAGGAGGTCGCGATAGCACGGTACACGACAAGATCAGCCAGTTCAACAGCCTCAGTATGAGCATGCAGTCAAGGCAACTGGAGCGCAAAAGCGCCGATGCGGCGCTTAAGCGAGCCATGTTGGGGCGCGAGGAGGCCGAAGCCGAGATGAAGCGCCTGAAGGAAGAAGCCCGAGCCTTGCGACAGGAAATCGAAGAGGGcaaagagcgagagaggagagTTGGCGAGAGGCTGGAAACCATCATG GAAAACTATGGTCGCGCCAAGGAGACACATGCACACACCGAGGCCCTCtgggaaaaggaaattaGACGtgcgagaaaagaaaacttcaAAGCCCAGTCGACCATTGTCAAACTCCAGGAGGATCTCAAAAACACTCGCGCCGCGACCAAATTAGTCGAAGAATCGCTACGACATGAAAAGGACAGATGCCAggctcaagaacaagaaacttTGAAGGCCCAGGCGACCATTGCCAAGCTCCAAGAGGAGATGAAAGCCCACAGCGCCGAGGCGAATTCAATCGAAGAATCATTACAGCATGAAAAGGACAGGTGCCAGgcccaagaacaagaaacttTGAAGGCTCAGGCCACCATTGCCAAACTGGAAGAGGAAATCAAAGCCCAAGGCGCCGAGAACAACTCAATCGAAGAATCGCTGCAGTATGAAAAAGATAGGAGCCAGACGCGAGACCAAGAGCTCTTCAAGGCCCGATCTACCATTACCAAGCTCCACGAAGATCTCAAAACGGCCCGTGGTGCCACGAAGACAGCTCAAGAGTCGCTCctcaaggaaaaggaaaagactCGAGCACAAGAGCATGAAATTTTCGAAGCGAAATACCAAGTCAGCAACTTGCAGGATCAGCTCGAGCAAGCATTTGAGCGGATGAAGCTGGTGGAACAGGAACGAGATGCCTACAAAACCGCAGCCAAGAACGAGGAAGTTGCGCGTCTCGCTGCAGAGGGACGCATTCCTCTGCCTGCCGAGGAATCGGATAACGAGTTTGCATCTCCCccgagaaagaggagaatcGGGTCGACAATTAGGTGTAGAGACCCCcgtgtctctctctccacaaTGGAGGTCGTCTCGTCAGCTTCTCTTGAGTTAGAACTCGAGGAGCTTAGTGAGCAGGTGCAGTGGGAAAGGCAGAGAGCCGACCGGGCTCAAGAAATGATTGAGTTCATGCAGGCCGAATGCCAGATGCACTGCTGCCCGGCCTCCAAGTCTAAACGCCGAACTAGCATGTTGGCCATGCAGCTCCCTCGCGCTTCTCCTCAAAAGTCAAGGCTTTCTTTGGAGGCCACcatccaagaagagaagagcgcaCCGGCTGAGCATGTCCCATCGCCCGTCCAGCAGCATGAGTTGAAGCCGGGAAAGGTGAGGAAGGGCGCCAGGCGGAGTACCGTCTTTTTACCCAAGGAGGGTGTCTTCCGCACGGTATCCGAGCAAGAGGCCATTGAGCTGGAAGCTCAGCGCAAGGCGGAAATTGTCATTGAGGCTCACGAAGAGACTGAGCCGGAGTTGTCTCCTCCCAAAGGAAAACAAGAGGCACATCAACGTACGTTTGCGAGAACACCATCTGTCGAGCCTTCAGCCTATGATTTTGCCCCAAGCAGAGCATCCCTCATGTCGCTCATCGACACTCCGCGAATTAACGCTCAAGCTGACTCTCTGCCAAATTTGCATAGCATCCCGACGGTTTCTGACAACAACCCCGCACAAGAGGGGTTAAAGCGATACTTGGCAGCGGTagcagaagacgaggacgtgAAGCCGATGGTGGTGTCGGAACCAGAACCGTTCTCCTTGCCTCAGAAACGCCCGTCTGCTGGCTCTTCTCGCTCTTCGTCAACAGCTGTCTATACCGTGACGACTACAGTCCCACTTCAAGACGAACGATCCTCTAGCTCAACTTTCAGCCAGAGAATGCGAACggcatccagcagcagcagcgcgagcTTCGACACGACTGATCCAGCAATGGATCCCACCATGACTCGAGAAGAAGCCCTAGCCAAGATccaggagaggagaggacgTGCTAGGAGTGTGACCAGAGGCGCGGCTACATCGCAGAGCCGGCCGACGTCTGGCATGGGTCGAAGAGACGTGAGTAGAATGGGCAGAGTTGGAAGCAGATCCAGGTCCAGGAACTCATGA
- a CDS encoding uncharacterized protein (EggNog:ENOG41), translating to MEELSSQPNSPASAGGPLQMASPDRVNQRRDIFASVRPVAGEGGRDSTVHDKISQFNSLSMSMQSRQLERKSADAALKRAMLGREEAEAEMKRLKEEARALRQEIEEGKERERRVGERLETIMENYGRAKETHAHTEALWEKEIRRARKENFKAQSTIVKLQEDLKNTRAATKLVEESLRHEKDRCQAQEQETLKAQATIAKLQEEMKAHSAEANSIEESLQHEKDRCQAQEQETLKAQATIAKLEEEIKAQGAENNSIEESLQYEKDRSQTRDQELFKARSTITKLHEDLKTARGATKTAQESLLKEKEKTRAQEHEIFEAKYQVSNLQDQLEQAFERMKLVEQERDAYKTAAKNEEVARLAAEGRIPLPAEESDNEFASPPRKRRIGSTIRCRDPRVSLSTMEVVSSASLELELEELSEQVQWERQRADRAQEMIEFMQAECQMHCCPASKSKRRTSMLAMQLPRASPQKSRLSLEATIQEEKSAPAEHVPSPVQQHELKPGKVRKGARRSTVFLPKEGVFRTVSEQEAIELEAQRKAEIVIEAHEETEPELSPPKGKQEAHQPSRRFLTTTPHKRG from the exons ATGGAAGAGCTTTCGTCTCAACCCAACTCCCCCGCGTCCGCTGGTGGACCCCTCCAGATGGCATCGCCCGACCGCGTGAATCAGCGTCGCGATATCTTTGCCAGCGTCCGACCAGTCGCAGGAGAAGGAGGTCGCGATAGCACGGTACACGACAAGATCAGCCAGTTCAACAGCCTCAGTATGAGCATGCAGTCAAGGCAACTGGAGCGCAAAAGCGCCGATGCGGCGCTTAAGCGAGCCATGTTGGGGCGCGAGGAGGCCGAAGCCGAGATGAAGCGCCTGAAGGAAGAAGCCCGAGCCTTGCGACAGGAAATCGAAGAGGGcaaagagcgagagaggagagTTGGCGAGAGGCTGGAAACCATCATG GAAAACTATGGTCGCGCCAAGGAGACACATGCACACACCGAGGCCCTCtgggaaaaggaaattaGACGtgcgagaaaagaaaacttcaAAGCCCAGTCGACCATTGTCAAACTCCAGGAGGATCTCAAAAACACTCGCGCCGCGACCAAATTAGTCGAAGAATCGCTACGACATGAAAAGGACAGATGCCAggctcaagaacaagaaacttTGAAGGCCCAGGCGACCATTGCCAAGCTCCAAGAGGAGATGAAAGCCCACAGCGCCGAGGCGAATTCAATCGAAGAATCATTACAGCATGAAAAGGACAGGTGCCAGgcccaagaacaagaaacttTGAAGGCTCAGGCCACCATTGCCAAACTGGAAGAGGAAATCAAAGCCCAAGGCGCCGAGAACAACTCAATCGAAGAATCGCTGCAGTATGAAAAAGATAGGAGCCAGACGCGAGACCAAGAGCTCTTCAAGGCCCGATCTACCATTACCAAGCTCCACGAAGATCTCAAAACGGCCCGTGGTGCCACGAAGACAGCTCAAGAGTCGCTCctcaaggaaaaggaaaagactCGAGCACAAGAGCATGAAATTTTCGAAGCGAAATACCAAGTCAGCAACTTGCAGGATCAGCTCGAGCAAGCATTTGAGCGGATGAAGCTGGTGGAACAGGAACGAGATGCCTACAAAACCGCAGCCAAGAACGAGGAAGTTGCGCGTCTCGCTGCAGAGGGACGCATTCCTCTGCCTGCCGAGGAATCGGATAACGAGTTTGCATCTCCCccgagaaagaggagaatcGGGTCGACAATTAGGTGTAGAGACCCCcgtgtctctctctccacaaTGGAGGTCGTCTCGTCAGCTTCTCTTGAGTTAGAACTCGAGGAGCTTAGTGAGCAGGTGCAGTGGGAAAGGCAGAGAGCCGACCGGGCTCAAGAAATGATTGAGTTCATGCAGGCCGAATGCCAGATGCACTGCTGCCCGGCCTCCAAGTCTAAACGCCGAACTAGCATGTTGGCCATGCAGCTCCCTCGCGCTTCTCCTCAAAAGTCAAGGCTTTCTTTGGAGGCCACcatccaagaagagaagagcgcaCCGGCTGAGCATGTCCCATCGCCCGTCCAGCAGCATGAGTTGAAGCCGGGAAAGGTGAGGAAGGGCGCCAGGCGGAGTACCGTCTTTTTACCCAAGGAGGGTGTCTTCCGCACGGTATCCGAGCAAGAGGCCATTGAGCTGGAAGCTCAGCGCAAGGCGGAAATTGTCATTGAGGCTCACGAAGAGACTGAGCCGGAGTTGTCTCCTCCCAAAGGAAAACAAGAGGCACATCAAC CATCCCGACGGTTTCTGACAACAACCCCGCACAAGAGGGGTTAA
- a CDS encoding uncharacterized protein (EggNog:ENOG41~TransMembrane:1 (o43-62i)): MADSELRQRKPQDAEEPVQEVKVKKSTKSKVRDADAESPWVDVLRVISFLFVASCALSYWISNGESFFWGMKNKPNYLRVDWWKAQMQGPVYLTPEQLAGYDGKDPSKPVYVALNGTIYDVSNGRKMYGPGGPYSYFAGCDAARGFVTGCFSEDRTPDMRGVEDMFLPLDDPEVDAQWTTAEMKAMKEKEMAAALKKVDEALGNWVKFFANSKKYHKVGYVKKDENWLDKEPRKKLCEAAQQGRSKRKNRNSEY; encoded by the exons ATGGCGGACTCTGAACTGCGCCAGAGGAAGCCGCAGGATGCTGAAGAGCCTGTCCAAGAGGTCAAGGTCAAAAAGAGCACAAAGTCAAAGGTCCGCGATGCGGATGCCGAATCTCCATGGGTGGACGTCTTGCGCGTAATTAGCTTCCTATTTGTGGCCTCGTGTGCACTCAGCTACTGGATCAGTAATGGCGAGAGCTTCTTCTGGGGCATGAAGAACAAGCCCAATTACTTGCGGGTAGACTGGTGGAAAGCTCAGATG CAAGGTCCCGTCTACTTGACGCCCGAGCAGCTCGCCGGATACGATGGCAAGGACCCCTCCAAGCCTGTGTACGTGGCTCTCAATGGCACCATCTACGATGTCTCCAATGGACGCAAAATGTACGGGCCCGGAGGGCCATACAGCTACTTTGCGGGCTGTGATGCTGCTCGCGGTTTCGTCACGGGTTGCTTCTCCGAGGATCGCACTCCCGACATGCGAGGCGTGGAGGACATGTTCCTGCCGCTGGACGATCCGGAGGTTGACGCTCAATGGACTACGGCCGAGATGAAGGCaatgaaggagaaggagatggcCGCGGCGCTGAAGAAGGTCGATGAAGCGCTGGGGAACTGGGTCAAGTTCTTTGCAAACAGCAAAAAGTATCACAAGGTGGGCTATGTGAAGAAGGACGAGAACTGGCTAGACAAGGAGCCAAGGAAGAAACTTTGCGAAGCTGCTCAGCAGGGCAGGTCGAAGAGAAAGAACCGCAATAGCGAATATTAG
- a CDS encoding uncharacterized protein (EggNog:ENOG41~SECRETED:SignalP(1-17)), whose protein sequence is MQFKSLLVAALAAVTQAVDVQVVSVGQNPMAGMTGQPAIKYYPDNIKAAPGSMVQFQFWAGNHTVTQSDFDHPCTPISQVNSSVPGIWSSFMPVAAGASKKEIPVFTIQINDTKPIWIFCSQGKHCSSGMSMVINENTSANSTRSLANYRTAASTAQGGSSGSGSGSGSAPGYGSGSGSSSGSSPSPSSPAGSDGSSGSTPTDGSSGAAPTDALTPPPSVTSGASSPAGTGALPGGATNTGIPKSGASSVGVSTSLLLALGAAFALL, encoded by the exons ATGCAATTCAAGTCTCTCCTCGTTGCGGCTTTGGCTGCTGTCACTCAGG CCGTTGATGTCCAGGTCGTTTCCGTTGGTCAGAACCCCATGGCTGGTATGACTGGTCAGCCTGCCATCAAGTACTACCCGGACAACATCAAGGCTGCTCCCGGTTCCATGGTCCAATTCCAGTTCTGGGCTGGCAATCACACCGTCACACAGTCTGACTTCGACCACCCTTGCACGCCAATTTCCCAGGTCAACAGTTCTGTTCCTGGCATCTGGTCCAGCTTCATGCCCGTTGCTGCCGGCGCTTCCAAGAAGGAGATTCCCGTTTTCACCATCCAGATCAACGACACCAAGCCCATCTGGATTTTCTGCAGTCAGGGCAAGCACTGCTCATCTGGCATGTCCATGGTAATCAACGAGAA CACTTCTGCCAACTCCACTCGTTCTCTTGCCAACTACAGGActgctgcttctactgctcaGGGTGGCTCTTCTGGCTCCGGCTCCGGCTCCGGCTCTGCTCCTGGCTACGGTTCAGGCTCTGGCTCAAGCTCTGGTTCCAgccccagccccagctcTCCTGCTGGATCTGACGGCAGCTCTGGCTCTACTCCCACTGATGGCTCTTCTGGAGCTGCCCCTACCGATGCCCTCACTCCTCCCCCCTCAGTCACCAGCGGCGCTTCTTCACCCGCTGGTACTGGCGCTCTCCCTGGCGGTGCTACAAACACCGGTATCCCCAAGAGCGGCGCCTCATCTGTCGGCGTTTCCACCAGCTTACTGCTGGCTCTGGGTGCTGCTTTTGCCCTGCTATAA